From one Cupriavidus sp. P-10 genomic stretch:
- a CDS encoding non-ribosomal peptide synthetase produces MSDALSTAHAQVAARFARLDPAQRTAFLSALHGKGVAFATLPIVPDPRAAALPLSYAQQRLWFLQQLEPASTAYHMPGVYRLEGRLDADALRRAFAQIGARHEVLRTTYPTDAAGVACQHVHEDLPPAFAVIDANPDGLDAAIARVVHEPFDLAAGPLWRVALIREGAQSHVLVVVLHHIVADGASIVRLVAELAACYAAEADGTRAGLAPLPLQYADYAAWQRNWMEAGEAQRQLGYWRERLGDCTGATLDLPADRPRRAARSGEGAEHVFTIPAAVAEALRTLAATRHATLNMALLAAYAVLLGRYTGQADLRIGVPVANRQRSETEALIGCFVNIQVMRAEVDPDQPFADLLARLATQAAADQEHQSLPFDLLVEALQPDRSLGQPALFNVTFDHRTAGAATLPQLAGLRVTPLELPVTTARFELSLATAELPDGSLCGRIAYAADLFDAATVARMAGHYVRLLQAFAADPATTPGTAVLFADAERAALARWSQPDCAATPFVAVHSRVSAHARRAPAAPAVLYGDHSLAYGELERQANRLAHWLIAQGIGAECRVGVALNRSPRMLVALLAVLKAGACFVPFDPAYPARRLLDMQEDAAPQLLLTERALRDAFPVMPGLPVLLADDDNGASWPDHDPGVPIHREQLAYVIYTSGSTGRPKGVAVAHGPLAMHVVTTAECYDITAASRELHFLSFTFDGAHERWMVPLASGASIVLRDDALWSVEQTYAALRCHAVTHAGFPPRYLHQLAAWAESQGNPPPLWLYSFGGEAMPRAGVERLTQALRPQHIINGYGPTETVVTPLVWKAAAAEAAAQVTGAYAPIGRPVGSRSAHVLDSRLEPVPVGVPGELYLGGEGLARGYLGRAGMTADRFIPDPYGAPGARLYRTGDLVRWRPDGCIEYLGRQDHQVKIRGFRIELGEIEAHLLAQPEVRQAVVLPHETPAGTRLVGYVAAPASVQAEALRSALAAALPDYMVPAAMLRLDSLPVTPNGKLDRRALPEPQWQAETAFAAPVSVPERMLAAVWADVLGIAQVGLHDNFFALGGDSILSLQIVARARLQGWRLTPRQVFEHQTVAALAQVAQRVDVAAEDAANDAAEHGAAPLTPVQRAFLAQPLAAAARNRFNQSVLLQSQPAIDTAALRAALADVVGHHAALRFRFRHAEDGWHQQAVAEAADAFVLTTADAPDAAAITAACDAEQGKLDIEQGPLLRALQLRVGDGTERLFLVCHHLVVDGVSWRIVLEDLQAAYAARVGGQAPALAPVGASYAAWSRALAGPARAVFAAEDAYWQAVAEGDLDLPGDAPDASQPHPDGARTASFALDAATTDALLRRAHAAYRTGVNDLLLAAFARALCAFTGRDEIRIHVEGHGREAEAAGSALDLSRTVGWFTSIWPVRLACVDDLGDTIAGVKEALRAVPRQGLGYGVLGAAGAAPQVLFNYLGQFDGSLRAEAGSWQVATEDTGSGMSAGIPLPAPLAFDGRVQHGCLQFRCTYRGGQFREATVDTLLARIAQALRDVVAHCVAQPATRLTPSDVPASGLSQAQLDALALPADELDEIDEIDDIDDIWPPTPMQRGMVRHGARHPDSPAYMVQVQATMDGLDVERMVAAWQGAVRRHPVLRARVAWLPAPEGAEPLLVVPAQAQMPVTHHDWRDRGNRPQSAADDAQWQALCEAEFRQPFDLCHAPLMRLTLVRIADDAWRFLWTWHHLLLDGWSMSRLLGEVLRGYDGEQPAQAALSLRRYVAWQQAQPGADEHWKARLAPLQQQPVRITRDVATPAQRGQQMGAVEHVVPADTLRTLAAFASRQHVTVNTLVQAAWLLALRQATGARTVGMAVVGSGRSAELPGIEDIMGLLASTLPLVQDLPDMLRVADWLPALQADNLALRETEHAPPAWLQSWAAGSDDTSQAPFDTMLIYENYPVDSTLRETERGALRFSDVDNRGQMSYPVTAIVIPRETLTLRVEFDTAALDHAAARDLARQCMSLLLALPALADATLAELPARIAGGSEGHASALAA; encoded by the coding sequence ATGTCAGACGCATTGAGTACCGCGCACGCACAAGTCGCCGCGCGCTTTGCACGGCTCGACCCGGCGCAGCGCACCGCCTTCCTGTCCGCGCTGCACGGCAAAGGCGTGGCGTTTGCCACGCTGCCCATCGTGCCGGACCCGCGCGCTGCCGCGCTGCCGCTGTCGTATGCGCAGCAGCGCCTATGGTTCCTGCAGCAACTGGAGCCCGCCAGCACCGCCTACCACATGCCGGGCGTGTACCGGCTTGAAGGCCGGCTGGACGCCGACGCGCTGCGCCGCGCGTTCGCGCAGATCGGTGCGCGCCATGAAGTGCTGCGCACCACCTATCCGACCGACGCTGCCGGCGTTGCCTGCCAGCACGTGCACGAAGACCTGCCGCCGGCCTTTGCCGTCATCGACGCCAATCCGGACGGTCTCGATGCAGCCATCGCGCGCGTGGTCCATGAACCGTTCGATCTCGCCGCCGGACCGCTGTGGCGCGTGGCGCTGATCCGCGAGGGCGCGCAGTCGCACGTACTCGTCGTGGTGCTGCACCACATCGTCGCCGACGGTGCATCGATCGTCCGCCTCGTCGCCGAACTGGCCGCCTGCTACGCGGCTGAAGCCGACGGCACGCGGGCCGGGCTTGCGCCGCTGCCGCTCCAGTACGCCGACTATGCCGCCTGGCAGCGCAACTGGATGGAGGCTGGCGAGGCCCAGCGCCAGCTCGGCTATTGGCGCGAACGCCTGGGCGACTGCACGGGCGCCACGCTCGACCTGCCCGCCGACCGCCCGCGCCGCGCCGCGCGCAGCGGCGAGGGCGCCGAGCATGTATTCACCATTCCCGCCGCCGTGGCGGAAGCATTGCGCACGCTTGCCGCCACGCGCCATGCAACGCTGAACATGGCGCTGCTGGCCGCCTACGCGGTGCTGCTGGGCCGCTATACCGGCCAGGCCGATCTGCGCATTGGCGTGCCGGTGGCCAACCGCCAGCGCAGCGAGACCGAGGCGCTGATCGGCTGCTTCGTCAACATCCAGGTGATGCGGGCAGAGGTCGACCCGGACCAGCCGTTCGCCGACCTGCTGGCGCGGCTGGCCACGCAGGCCGCAGCGGACCAGGAGCACCAGTCGCTGCCGTTCGACCTGCTGGTCGAGGCGCTGCAGCCCGACCGCAGCCTCGGCCAGCCGGCGCTATTCAACGTCACCTTTGATCATCGCACTGCGGGCGCCGCGACGCTGCCGCAACTGGCGGGGCTGCGCGTCACGCCGCTGGAACTGCCGGTCACCACCGCGCGCTTCGAGTTGAGCCTGGCCACGGCCGAGCTTCCCGATGGCAGCCTGTGCGGCCGCATCGCCTATGCTGCCGACCTGTTCGATGCCGCCACCGTGGCGCGCATGGCCGGGCATTATGTGCGCCTGCTGCAGGCCTTCGCGGCCGACCCGGCGACCACGCCCGGCACCGCGGTGCTGTTCGCCGACGCCGAGCGCGCAGCACTGGCACGCTGGAGCCAGCCCGACTGCGCGGCAACACCGTTCGTGGCCGTGCACTCGCGGGTGTCCGCGCATGCGCGCCGCGCGCCCGCTGCGCCGGCAGTGCTGTATGGCGACCATAGCCTCGCTTATGGCGAGCTGGAGCGCCAGGCCAACCGGCTGGCGCATTGGCTGATCGCGCAAGGCATCGGCGCCGAGTGCCGCGTCGGCGTGGCGCTGAACCGTTCGCCGCGCATGCTGGTGGCGCTGCTCGCGGTGCTCAAGGCCGGCGCCTGCTTCGTGCCGTTCGATCCCGCCTATCCGGCACGCCGCCTGCTCGACATGCAGGAAGACGCGGCGCCGCAACTGCTGCTGACCGAGCGCGCGCTGCGCGATGCCTTCCCGGTGATGCCCGGCCTGCCGGTGCTGCTTGCCGACGATGACAACGGCGCCTCCTGGCCCGACCACGATCCAGGCGTTCCCATCCATCGGGAGCAACTGGCCTACGTGATCTATACCTCAGGCTCGACCGGCCGGCCCAAGGGCGTGGCCGTGGCACACGGCCCGCTGGCGATGCACGTGGTTACCACTGCCGAGTGCTACGACATCACGGCGGCCAGCCGCGAGCTGCATTTCCTGTCGTTCACCTTCGACGGCGCGCATGAGCGCTGGATGGTGCCGCTCGCCAGCGGCGCCAGCATCGTGCTGCGCGACGACGCGCTGTGGAGCGTCGAGCAGACCTACGCCGCGCTGCGCTGCCACGCGGTCACGCACGCGGGCTTCCCGCCGCGCTACCTGCACCAGCTGGCCGCGTGGGCCGAATCGCAAGGCAACCCGCCGCCGCTGTGGCTTTATTCGTTCGGCGGCGAGGCCATGCCTCGCGCCGGCGTGGAACGGCTGACGCAGGCGCTGCGGCCGCAGCACATCATCAACGGCTATGGCCCGACCGAGACCGTGGTGACGCCACTGGTGTGGAAGGCCGCCGCCGCCGAAGCCGCCGCGCAGGTGACCGGCGCCTATGCGCCGATCGGCAGGCCGGTCGGCTCGCGCAGCGCGCACGTGCTGGACAGCCGGCTGGAGCCGGTGCCCGTCGGCGTGCCGGGCGAGCTGTATCTCGGCGGAGAAGGGCTGGCGCGCGGCTACCTGGGCCGCGCCGGCATGACTGCCGACCGCTTTATTCCGGATCCCTACGGCGCACCCGGGGCGCGCCTGTACCGCACCGGCGACCTGGTGCGCTGGCGCCCCGATGGCTGTATCGAATATCTCGGCCGGCAGGACCACCAGGTCAAGATTCGCGGCTTCCGCATCGAACTCGGCGAGATCGAGGCCCACCTGCTGGCCCAGCCCGAGGTGCGCCAGGCGGTGGTGCTGCCGCACGAGACGCCGGCCGGCACGCGCCTGGTCGGGTACGTGGCGGCACCGGCATCGGTGCAGGCCGAAGCGCTGCGCAGCGCGCTTGCCGCGGCCTTGCCCGACTACATGGTGCCCGCCGCAATGCTGCGGCTCGACAGCCTGCCGGTCACGCCCAACGGCAAGCTCGACCGGCGCGCGCTGCCCGAACCGCAGTGGCAGGCCGAGACCGCCTTCGCCGCGCCGGTGTCGGTGCCGGAACGGATGCTGGCGGCGGTATGGGCGGACGTGCTCGGCATCGCGCAGGTGGGCTTGCATGACAACTTCTTCGCGCTCGGCGGCGACTCGATCCTCAGCCTGCAGATCGTCGCGCGCGCCCGCCTGCAGGGCTGGCGCCTGACGCCGCGGCAGGTGTTCGAGCACCAGACCGTGGCGGCGCTGGCGCAGGTGGCGCAGCGCGTGGACGTGGCGGCGGAGGATGCCGCCAACGACGCGGCGGAACACGGCGCGGCGCCGCTGACGCCGGTTCAGCGCGCGTTCCTCGCCCAGCCGCTGGCCGCGGCCGCCCGCAACCGCTTCAACCAGTCGGTATTGCTGCAGTCGCAGCCGGCCATCGACACGGCGGCATTGCGTGCCGCGCTGGCGGATGTGGTCGGCCATCACGCGGCGCTGCGCTTTCGCTTCCGCCATGCCGAGGACGGCTGGCACCAGCAGGCCGTTGCGGAGGCCGCCGATGCATTCGTGCTGACGACGGCCGACGCGCCCGACGCGGCGGCGATCACCGCTGCCTGCGACGCCGAGCAGGGAAAGCTGGATATCGAGCAGGGTCCGCTGCTGCGCGCATTGCAACTGCGCGTCGGCGATGGCACCGAGCGCTTGTTCCTGGTCTGCCACCACCTGGTGGTGGACGGCGTGTCGTGGCGCATTGTGCTGGAAGACCTGCAGGCGGCGTACGCCGCCAGGGTGGGCGGGCAGGCCCCGGCGCTGGCACCGGTCGGCGCCAGCTACGCCGCCTGGAGCCGCGCGCTGGCCGGCCCGGCGCGCGCCGTGTTTGCCGCTGAAGACGCCTATTGGCAAGCGGTTGCGGAAGGCGACCTGGACCTGCCGGGCGATGCGCCTGACGCGTCTCAGCCGCACCCCGATGGCGCCCGCACGGCCAGCTTCGCCCTCGACGCGGCCACGACCGATGCCTTGCTCCGGCGCGCCCACGCCGCCTACCGTACCGGCGTCAACGACCTGCTGCTGGCGGCCTTTGCGCGCGCGCTGTGCGCGTTCACGGGCCGCGACGAGATCCGCATCCATGTCGAAGGCCACGGGCGCGAAGCCGAGGCGGCCGGTAGTGCGCTCGACCTCAGCCGCACGGTCGGCTGGTTCACCAGCATCTGGCCGGTGCGCCTTGCCTGCGTCGATGACCTTGGCGACACCATCGCCGGCGTCAAGGAAGCGCTGCGCGCCGTGCCGCGGCAGGGCCTGGGCTACGGTGTGCTCGGCGCCGCCGGCGCGGCCCCGCAGGTGCTGTTCAACTACCTCGGCCAGTTCGACGGCAGCCTGCGCGCCGAGGCAGGCAGCTGGCAGGTTGCAACGGAGGACACCGGCAGCGGCATGTCCGCCGGGATTCCGTTGCCGGCACCGCTGGCCTTCGACGGCCGCGTCCAGCATGGCTGCCTGCAGTTCCGCTGCACCTATCGCGGCGGCCAGTTCCGCGAGGCCACCGTCGACACGCTGCTGGCACGCATCGCCCAGGCATTGCGCGACGTGGTGGCGCATTGCGTGGCGCAACCCGCCACGCGGCTGACGCCGTCGGACGTGCCGGCCAGCGGCCTGTCGCAGGCGCAGCTGGACGCACTGGCGCTGCCTGCCGACGAACTCGACGAGATCGACGAGATCGACGACATCGACGACATCTGGCCGCCCACGCCGATGCAGCGCGGCATGGTGCGCCATGGCGCGCGCCATCCGGACTCGCCGGCGTACATGGTGCAGGTGCAGGCGACCATGGACGGGCTCGACGTCGAGCGCATGGTCGCGGCATGGCAGGGCGCTGTGCGGCGCCATCCGGTGCTGCGCGCGCGCGTTGCGTGGCTGCCGGCGCCCGAGGGGGCCGAGCCGCTGCTGGTGGTGCCGGCGCAGGCGCAAATGCCGGTCACCCACCACGACTGGCGCGACCGCGGCAACCGGCCGCAGTCCGCCGCCGACGATGCGCAATGGCAGGCGCTGTGCGAGGCCGAGTTCCGCCAGCCCTTCGACCTGTGCCACGCGCCGCTGATGCGGCTGACGCTGGTGCGCATCGCCGACGACGCGTGGCGCTTCCTCTGGACCTGGCACCACTTGCTGCTGGATGGCTGGAGCATGTCAAGGCTGCTGGGCGAAGTGCTGCGCGGCTACGACGGCGAACAGCCTGCGCAAGCGGCTTTGTCGCTGCGCCGCTACGTGGCGTGGCAGCAGGCACAGCCCGGCGCGGACGAGCATTGGAAGGCGCGACTGGCGCCGCTGCAGCAGCAGCCGGTCCGGATCACGCGCGATGTCGCGACGCCCGCGCAGCGTGGTCAGCAAATGGGCGCCGTCGAGCACGTGGTGCCAGCCGACACACTGCGTACGCTTGCCGCCTTTGCCAGCCGCCAGCACGTCACCGTCAACACACTGGTGCAGGCCGCCTGGCTGCTGGCGCTGCGCCAGGCCACCGGCGCCCGCACCGTGGGCATGGCGGTGGTGGGCTCGGGACGCTCGGCGGAGCTGCCCGGCATCGAAGACATCATGGGCCTGCTGGCCAGCACGCTGCCGCTGGTGCAGGACCTGCCCGACATGCTGCGCGTGGCCGACTGGCTGCCCGCCCTGCAGGCCGACAACCTGGCGCTGCGCGAGACCGAGCACGCGCCGCCGGCGTGGCTGCAATCCTGGGCCGCGGGCAGCGACGATACGTCGCAGGCGCCGTTCGACACCATGCTGATCTACGAGAACTACCCGGTCGACAGCACGCTGCGCGAAACCGAACGCGGCGCGCTGCGCTTCAGCGATGTCGACAACCGCGGCCAGATGAGCTACCCGGTGACCGCCATCGTGATCCCGCGCGAAACGCTGACGCTGCGCGTGGAATTCGACACGGCGGCGCTCGACCACGCAGCGGCGCGGGATCTCGCGCGACAATGCATGTCGCTTTTGCTGGCCCTGCCGGCACTGGCCGATGCCACGCTGGCCGAGCTGCCGGCACGCATCGCCGGCGGCAGTGAAGGCCACGCCAGCGCTCTGGCGGCGTAG
- a CDS encoding non-ribosomal peptide synthetase, whose translation MTQPDLTIRARAAHGPAPLSFAQQRLWFLQRYAPDSTAYNLVRAWRLQGPLSAPALERAMALVTSRHAVLRTRFSAGDGEPCQLVGDAAPAVQWADLPAGEVDALLRGEAARVFDLHAAAPFQVTVARLDDGAHVLVLAMHHIVSDGWSNPILARDLAQAYAAAIDGTGPGWTPLPVQYADYAAWQRERLAGPALDAALARCAQRLGTGIPALELPLDAPRPARPAGKGGRIRWTLSDGVAAALRDYCGGGRTTPFAVLLAAWQALLARYSGQSDFAVGVPNAARTHEELDDLVGCFINTQVYRARLAPGLTGRALCQQVRDDARAALDHADLPFELLVDRLAPARDPSRTPVFQAMFNLQMGEATSFALPGLQAIALPVPDDSAKFDVTLDLQASATRVAATLEYDAALFAAATAQRMARHYEQLLGAMLASPDVPLDALPLMDASERTRTLASANDTGLAIDAEDDVVARIARAAAATPDAIAVSDGSASLTYAELEASANRIAHWLAAQQVGTDTLVGVCLPRTPEMVAVLLGILKAGAAYLPIDAHHPPARNAHILRHASPRLLLAAAGTLAALGDSAGVVLVDGGSPPWHAAPATAPVRDCHPAQLAYTLYTSGSTGTPKGVQISRAALANFLRAMTPVVPMDGHDRLLAVTTLGFDIAGLELFLPLACGARVVIATRDDARDPARMAALMTAHAITVMQATPATWQMLVTQATPAWQGLRVLCGGEALGRELATALLARGADVCNVYGPTETTVWSAAHALAGEGEGTPAWAVAPVGHPIANNQLYVLDARLEPVPAGVAGELFIGGAGLARGYAADPSRTAAAFVPNPFPQDTPGAMAGDRLYRTGDLARKRADGIVEFLGRRDHQVKVRGFRVEPGEVEAVLAACPGVQHAVCVARPGPDGMARLCAYYVAGAEATDDDILARLREQLPGYMVPSSLTRLDALPLNANGKVDRQALPEPAARRAAAALSTPTEHALAALWCAVLGVAEAGADDDFFLLGGHSLLLVRLQTRIREQMACELALPALFGAPVLRDMAAAIDQAGRRDADADLAFMNELLETL comes from the coding sequence ATGACGCAGCCCGATTTGACGATCCGCGCGCGCGCCGCGCACGGCCCAGCGCCGCTTTCCTTCGCCCAGCAGCGGTTGTGGTTCCTGCAGCGCTACGCGCCGGACAGCACCGCCTACAACCTGGTGCGAGCTTGGCGCCTGCAGGGGCCGCTGTCGGCGCCTGCGCTGGAGCGGGCGATGGCGCTGGTGACCTCGCGCCACGCCGTGCTGCGTACCCGCTTCTCGGCCGGCGACGGCGAGCCGTGCCAGCTGGTCGGCGATGCGGCGCCTGCCGTGCAATGGGCCGACCTGCCGGCAGGCGAGGTCGACGCGCTGCTGCGCGGCGAAGCCGCGCGCGTGTTCGACCTGCACGCCGCCGCGCCTTTCCAGGTCACCGTGGCCCGGCTGGATGACGGCGCCCACGTGCTGGTGCTCGCCATGCACCACATCGTTTCGGACGGCTGGTCCAACCCGATCCTGGCGCGCGACCTGGCGCAGGCCTATGCGGCGGCCATCGACGGCACCGGGCCGGGCTGGACGCCGTTGCCGGTACAGTATGCGGACTATGCCGCCTGGCAGCGCGAACGGCTGGCCGGCCCCGCGCTCGACGCCGCGCTGGCGCGCTGCGCGCAGCGCCTGGGCACCGGCATTCCCGCGCTGGAACTGCCGCTTGACGCGCCGCGCCCGGCGCGCCCGGCGGGCAAGGGCGGGCGCATCCGCTGGACGCTGTCCGACGGCGTGGCCGCGGCGCTGCGCGACTACTGCGGCGGCGGCCGCACCACGCCGTTCGCCGTGCTGCTGGCGGCCTGGCAAGCGCTGCTGGCACGCTACAGCGGCCAGTCCGATTTTGCGGTCGGGGTGCCCAACGCCGCGCGCACCCATGAAGAACTCGACGACCTGGTCGGCTGCTTTATCAACACCCAGGTCTATCGCGCACGGCTGGCGCCGGGCCTGACCGGCCGCGCGCTGTGCCAGCAGGTGCGCGACGACGCCCGCGCTGCGCTCGACCATGCCGACCTGCCGTTCGAATTGCTGGTCGACCGGCTCGCGCCGGCGCGCGACCCGAGCCGCACGCCGGTATTCCAGGCGATGTTCAACCTGCAGATGGGCGAAGCCACGTCGTTTGCGCTGCCCGGCCTGCAGGCGATCGCACTGCCGGTGCCCGACGACAGCGCCAAGTTCGACGTCACGCTGGACCTGCAGGCCAGCGCCACGCGCGTGGCCGCCACGCTCGAATACGACGCAGCGCTGTTCGCCGCAGCGACGGCGCAACGCATGGCACGGCACTACGAGCAACTGCTCGGCGCGATGCTGGCATCGCCCGACGTGCCGCTCGACGCGCTGCCGCTGATGGACGCAAGCGAGCGCACCCGGACGCTGGCGAGTGCCAACGACACCGGCCTGGCCATCGACGCTGAAGACGACGTGGTGGCCCGCATCGCCCGCGCCGCCGCGGCCACCCCTGACGCCATTGCGGTGAGCGACGGCAGCGCCAGCCTGACCTATGCCGAGCTGGAAGCCAGTGCCAACCGCATCGCGCACTGGCTGGCCGCGCAGCAGGTGGGCACCGACACGCTGGTCGGCGTCTGCCTGCCACGCACGCCGGAAATGGTGGCGGTGCTGCTGGGTATCCTCAAGGCAGGCGCCGCCTACCTGCCGATCGACGCGCATCACCCGCCCGCGCGCAACGCGCATATCCTGCGCCATGCCAGCCCGCGCCTGCTCCTTGCGGCGGCGGGCACCCTTGCCGCGCTGGGCGACAGCGCCGGCGTGGTGCTGGTCGACGGCGGCTCGCCGCCGTGGCATGCGGCGCCCGCGACCGCCCCCGTGCGGGACTGCCATCCGGCGCAGCTCGCCTACACGCTCTACACCTCCGGCTCGACCGGCACGCCCAAGGGCGTGCAGATCTCGCGCGCAGCCTTGGCCAATTTCCTGCGCGCGATGACGCCGGTGGTGCCGATGGACGGCCATGACCGCCTGCTGGCGGTGACCACGCTGGGCTTTGATATCGCGGGGCTGGAACTGTTCCTGCCGCTGGCCTGCGGCGCCCGGGTGGTGATCGCCACGCGTGACGACGCGCGCGATCCGGCGCGGATGGCGGCGCTGATGACCGCCCACGCCATCACTGTGATGCAGGCCACGCCGGCCACCTGGCAGATGCTGGTCACGCAGGCCACGCCGGCATGGCAGGGCCTGCGCGTGCTATGCGGCGGAGAGGCGCTGGGGCGCGAGCTGGCGACGGCGCTGCTGGCGCGCGGCGCCGACGTCTGCAACGTCTACGGCCCGACCGAAACCACGGTCTGGTCCGCCGCGCATGCGCTGGCGGGCGAGGGCGAAGGCACGCCCGCGTGGGCGGTGGCGCCGGTCGGGCATCCGATCGCCAACAACCAGCTTTACGTGCTGGACGCGCGCCTGGAGCCGGTGCCCGCGGGCGTGGCCGGCGAGCTCTTTATCGGCGGTGCCGGACTGGCGCGCGGCTATGCCGCCGACCCGTCGCGCACCGCCGCGGCCTTCGTGCCCAACCCGTTCCCGCAAGACACGCCCGGTGCCATGGCGGGCGACCGACTCTACCGGACCGGCGACCTCGCACGCAAGCGTGCCGACGGCATCGTCGAGTTCCTCGGCCGGCGCGACCACCAGGTCAAGGTGCGGGGCTTCCGCGTCGAGCCGGGCGAGGTCGAGGCCGTGCTGGCCGCCTGCCCGGGCGTGCAGCACGCCGTGTGCGTGGCGCGCCCCGGTCCCGACGGCATGGCGCGGCTGTGCGCCTACTACGTGGCCGGTGCCGAGGCGACCGACGACGACATCCTGGCGCGCCTGCGCGAGCAGCTGCCTGGCTACATGGTGCCGTCCAGCCTCACGCGCCTCGACGCGCTGCCGCTCAACGCCAACGGCAAGGTCGACCGCCAGGCGCTGCCGGAACCGGCAGCACGGCGCGCAGCGGCCGCACTGTCGACGCCGACCGAGCACGCGCTGGCCGCGCTGTGGTGCGCGGTGCTGGGCGTGGCCGAGGCCGGCGCCGACGATGACTTCTTCCTGCTGGGCGGCCATTCGCTGCTGCTGGTGCGGCTGCAGACCCGCATCCGCGAGCAGATGGCGTGCGAACTGGCGCTGCCGGCGCTGTTCGGCGCGCCGGTGCTGCGCGACATGGCCGCGGCGATCGACCAGGCCGGGCGGCGTGACGCCGACGCGGACCTGGCCTTCATGAACGAACTGCTGGAGACCCTGTGA
- the fhuF gene encoding siderophore-iron reductase FhuF, whose translation MSALLPLPLLLELFPGPLRHYAEAVVAGTPMPADIAIGALGATPASPLASALQASAAHHRSDDARVTGSVWARHGFSSLLPGVVAAAALAHHVLPLRCAAIRSDGHGRAVALLLPHGGAALHDAPPQQRYGALLDDLLAPVVQALAAASGASPRLLWANAGAVVAEVFRHAPALLQPGLPATEATLAQDAAWLMDTRTRPDGRDNPLHAPMRAHRVTRDGTTTTLWLRRLCCLRYRLHGFPLCGDCPRHLLR comes from the coding sequence TTGTCTGCTCTACTACCGCTACCGCTGTTGCTTGAACTGTTTCCGGGCCCGCTGCGCCACTACGCCGAAGCCGTGGTGGCCGGCACGCCCATGCCGGCGGACATCGCTATCGGCGCGCTCGGCGCGACTCCGGCAAGTCCGCTGGCCAGCGCGCTGCAGGCCAGCGCCGCGCACCACCGCAGCGACGATGCACGCGTGACCGGCTCGGTCTGGGCGCGGCATGGTTTCTCGTCGCTGCTGCCCGGCGTGGTGGCCGCCGCTGCCCTGGCGCACCACGTGCTCCCGCTGCGCTGCGCCGCGATCCGGTCCGATGGGCACGGCCGCGCCGTGGCGCTGTTGTTGCCGCATGGCGGCGCGGCGCTGCACGACGCGCCGCCCCAGCAGCGCTACGGCGCCCTGCTGGACGACCTGCTGGCGCCGGTGGTGCAGGCGCTGGCCGCGGCCAGCGGCGCGTCGCCGCGACTGCTGTGGGCCAATGCCGGCGCCGTCGTCGCCGAGGTGTTCCGCCACGCGCCCGCCCTGCTCCAGCCGGGGTTGCCGGCCACCGAGGCCACGCTGGCGCAGGATGCCGCGTGGCTGATGGACACGCGCACCCGCCCCGACGGCCGCGACAACCCGCTGCATGCGCCGATGCGCGCGCACCGCGTGACCCGCGACGGCACCACCACTACGCTGTGGCTGCGCCGGCTGTGCTGCCTGCGCTACCGGCTGCACGGCTTTCCGTTGTGCGGTGACTGCCCGCGCCATCTGCTGCGCTGA